A genomic segment from Maniola hyperantus chromosome 4, iAphHyp1.2, whole genome shotgun sequence encodes:
- the SiaT gene encoding beta-galactoside alpha-2,6-sialyltransferase 2 isoform X2: MKAAAMSVWIFINLLCFDSHDMVLRFNNAPTENYTDDVGSKTTFRVLNSQVVTKPEFNFLEDSLYKNISILIWDPANYSSTLEEWYLHPDFPVFSIYKRLLERRGTADVHLLNPRVLWDLWEVLQDSSAYRLRRNPPSSGFIGLWFAIHRCKRVRVFEYVPSVRATRRCHYHATGDDVGCTLGAWHPLAQEKALAHRMSDNSDLDIFQRGFIDVTGLRSLQC, encoded by the exons ATTCTCATGACATGGTGTTGAGATTTAACAACGCACCGACTGAAAACTATACAGATGATGTCGGTTCTAAAACTACTTTTCGAGTACTGAACTCGcag gtagtCACTAAACCAGAGTTTAACTTTTTAGAAGATTCTTTGTACAAGAATATTTCAATACTGATATGGGATCCTGCAAATTATTCGTCCACTTTAGAAGAATGGTATCTTCACCCCGATTTTCCAGTATTTTCCATCTATAAGAG ATTACTTGAGCGTCGTGGTACGGCAGATGTTCATCTCCTTAACCCTCGTGTTCTGTGGGATTTGTGGGAAGTTCTTCAGGATTCATCAGCTTATCGTTTAAGGAGAAATCCTCCATCTTCGGGATTCATTG GGCTATGGTTCGCGATACACCGATGTAAGCGTGTTCGTGTCTTCGAATACGTGCCTTCAGTGCGCGCTACGCGAAGGTGTCACTACCATGCAACGGGCGATGACGTTGGCTGCACGCTCGGCGCATGGCACCCCCTTGCACAAGAAAAGGCACTCGCCCACCGGATGAGTGACAACTCTGACCTCGATATCTTTCAGCGTGGTTTTATTGATGTAACCGGACTTAGATCATTACAAtgttag